Proteins from a single region of Haliaeetus albicilla chromosome Z, bHalAlb1.1, whole genome shotgun sequence:
- the COX7C gene encoding cytochrome c oxidase subunit 7C, mitochondrial, which yields MLAAGVRRFTTSALRRSHYEEGPGKNLPFSVDNKWRLLALMCGFFGSGFVAPFVIVRHQLLKK from the exons ATGCTGGCTGCCGGTGTCCGCAGGTTTACCACCTCCGCCCTCCGCAGGAGCCACTATGAGGAGGGCCCCGGAAAG aaCCTTCCATTTTCTGTGGATAACAAATGGCGATTACTCGCACTAATGTGTGGATTCTTTGGAAGTGGATTTGTCGCCCCTTTCGTTATTGTCAGACACCAGCTTCTTAAGAAATGA